Proteins from a single region of Sphingomonas sp. FARSPH:
- a CDS encoding glycosyltransferase: MSGANFDGYLPDADLSVETRQTGVLHDDLASCITASSYRNRRLSPTVLQGRVAGPAKPMVGVPLRPVSAAICVPVRNEETALPKLLEAIGRLDLGDVEAAVFFLLDNCSDASEQVIREHAGRMALPFTVAQGDPSPDANAGRARRAAIALGLHHATSTPHGILLTTDADSQPRADWVRAALQGLASADLVAGRIVRIAAERDPVQGRVERYLDRLHAYRRSVDPVPWDSPTGSHCSGGANMAFRPGAYQALGGFQPVPCGEDAALLDDAGRAGFRVRRDPGMVVATSSRRLGRAPGGMAAALSAIDHHGAPSMPHPRGAAWQYRQQAEARRIWAGLPDSFVAARFGDRIELTGDHVIGVARDCPNAEAFAMRVVPALPDIPDVTLAEAEHALATLEHQLCEQAV, translated from the coding sequence GTGTCCGGCGCGAACTTCGACGGCTACCTACCCGACGCCGATCTCTCGGTCGAGACCCGGCAAACCGGAGTTCTGCATGACGATCTGGCATCTTGCATCACCGCGAGCAGCTATCGAAACCGGCGTTTATCACCTACAGTCCTGCAAGGCAGGGTCGCCGGTCCTGCGAAACCGATGGTGGGGGTGCCGTTGCGACCTGTGTCAGCTGCGATCTGTGTTCCGGTCCGCAACGAGGAGACTGCGTTACCGAAGTTGCTGGAGGCGATCGGGCGACTGGACCTGGGCGACGTCGAGGCTGCCGTGTTCTTCCTCCTCGATAATTGCTCGGATGCGAGCGAGCAGGTGATACGCGAGCATGCTGGTCGCATGGCCCTTCCTTTCACGGTGGCTCAGGGAGACCCGTCCCCTGATGCCAATGCCGGTCGTGCACGCCGGGCCGCCATCGCCCTCGGCCTGCATCATGCGACGAGCACGCCCCACGGTATTCTCCTGACGACCGACGCCGACAGCCAGCCCCGTGCCGATTGGGTCAGGGCGGCACTGCAGGGCCTGGCCTCGGCCGACCTTGTCGCCGGGCGAATCGTCCGGATCGCAGCGGAGCGGGATCCGGTGCAGGGGAGGGTCGAGCGCTACCTCGATCGGCTTCACGCCTACCGACGATCGGTCGACCCCGTTCCGTGGGACAGTCCGACCGGCTCCCACTGCTCGGGAGGCGCCAACATGGCCTTCCGACCCGGAGCCTATCAGGCGCTGGGTGGCTTCCAGCCGGTGCCATGCGGCGAGGACGCCGCCCTGCTCGACGATGCCGGGCGCGCCGGGTTTCGCGTGCGCCGCGATCCCGGCATGGTGGTTGCGACCTCCTCACGGCGGCTCGGCCGGGCGCCGGGCGGCATGGCGGCTGCGCTCAGTGCCATCGACCATCACGGGGCACCCTCAATGCCGCATCCCCGAGGGGCGGCATGGCAATACCGACAGCAGGCGGAGGCGCGCCGCATTTGGGCCGGGCTCCCCGATTCCTTTGTCGCAGCTCGCTTCGGCGACCGTATCGAATTGACCGGTGACCATGTGATCGGCGTCGCGCGCGACTGCCCCAACGCAGAGGCGTTCGCCATGCGTGTCGTGCCGGCGCTGCCCGATATACCCGACGTCACCCTCGCCGAGGCCGAGCATGCCCTGGCAACGCTCGAGCACCAGCTTTGCGAGCAGGCGGTATGA
- a CDS encoding hydroxyisourate hydrolase, with translation MAGCPDAKAAPFFPEIDPVFGVTNPAAHYHVPVVVSPFGYSTYRGN, from the coding sequence ATGGCGGGCTGCCCGGACGCGAAGGCGGCGCCATTCTTCCCCGAGATCGATCCCGTGTTCGGCGTCACCAACCCTGCCGCGCACTACCATGTGCCGGTCGTGGTCAGCCCCTTCGGCTACTCCACCTACAGGGGCAATTGA
- a CDS encoding IS256 family transposase yields MAIDKDVLDQLLAGRDPQELFAKDGLLDELKKALSERMLSAELDDHLESEGAAGTINRRNGSSRKTMLTGTSKVTLDVPRDRAGTFDPKLIAKYQRRFPDFDDKIVSMYARGMTVREIRGHLEELYGIDVSPDLISTVTDAVLETVAEWQGRPLDACYPLVFFDAIRVKIRDEGFVRNKAVYIALGIQPDGTKEVLGIWIEQTEGAKFWLRVMNELRNRGVADILIAVVDGLKGFPEAINAVFPEAIVQTCIVHLIRNSMSFASWKERKFIAQALRGVYRAETPEAGMAALEAFEAGPWGQKHPAIAISWRRHWDQVIPFFAFPEGVRRIIYTTNAIEALNSKVRRAVRTRGHFPGDDAAMKLLYLVLNHAADEWKRPPREWGEAKSQFAVIFGERFVI; encoded by the coding sequence ATGGCAATCGACAAGGACGTTTTGGACCAGCTTCTGGCTGGTCGTGACCCGCAGGAGCTGTTTGCAAAGGACGGTCTGCTCGACGAGCTGAAGAAGGCGTTGTCGGAGCGGATGCTGTCGGCTGAGCTCGACGATCATCTGGAAAGCGAAGGCGCCGCAGGCACCATCAACCGGCGCAACGGGTCATCGAGGAAGACGATGCTGACGGGCACATCGAAGGTGACGCTGGACGTGCCACGCGACCGGGCGGGGACGTTCGACCCGAAGCTCATCGCCAAATACCAGCGCCGTTTCCCCGACTTCGACGACAAGATCGTCTCGATGTACGCGCGCGGGATGACGGTGCGCGAAATCCGCGGGCACCTCGAGGAGCTGTACGGGATCGACGTCTCGCCGGACCTGATCTCGACCGTCACCGATGCGGTGCTGGAGACGGTTGCCGAATGGCAGGGTCGGCCGCTCGACGCCTGCTATCCGCTGGTGTTTTTCGACGCGATCCGGGTGAAGATCCGCGACGAAGGGTTCGTCCGCAACAAGGCGGTCTACATCGCGCTGGGCATTCAGCCGGACGGGACCAAGGAGGTGCTCGGCATCTGGATCGAGCAGACCGAGGGGGCCAAATTCTGGCTGCGCGTCATGAACGAGCTCAGGAACCGCGGCGTCGCCGACATCCTGATCGCCGTCGTCGACGGCCTGAAGGGGTTCCCGGAGGCGATCAACGCTGTCTTCCCCGAGGCCATCGTCCAGACCTGCATCGTCCATCTGATCCGCAACAGCATGAGCTTTGCGTCCTGGAAAGAGCGCAAGTTCATCGCCCAGGCGTTGCGCGGCGTCTACCGTGCCGAGACGCCCGAGGCCGGCATGGCTGCGCTGGAGGCGTTCGAGGCAGGCCCCTGGGGCCAGAAACACCCGGCCATCGCCATAAGCTGGCGGCGACACTGGGACCAGGTGATCCCGTTCTTCGCCTTTCCCGAGGGCGTCCGCCGGATCATCTACACTACGAACGCCATCGAGGCCCTGAATTCGAAGGTTCGCCGTGCCGTCCGTACCCGCGGCCATTTCCCCGGTGACGATGCCGCGATGAAGCTGTTATATCTCGTGCTCAATCACGCGGCGGACGAATGGAAGCGCCCACCGCGCGAATGGGGTGAGGCCAAAAGTCAGTTCGCCGTAATCTTCGGTGAGCGCTTCGTCATCTAA
- a CDS encoding Fic family protein, whose protein sequence is MAKEPDIQAVADRGEGIGAMQPMKIGEGGSRYREAVDLALELTAKSAAFRSSLPPAMRMGLADLVRAMNCYYSNLIEGHDTHPVDIERALKNDFSADPAKRDLQLEATAHIAVQGWIDGGGLGGRATSVEGLREVHRRFCEHLPESMLWIEPVDGGERVPVEPGALRTRDVRVGQHIAISPGAVPRFLEHFAWAYQKRRATDAIVSLAAAHHRFAWIHPFLDGNGRVARLMSHAMLLDALDTGGVWSIARGLGRNVQAYKRHLAACDLARRNDLDGRGTLSEEELASFTTFFLKTCIDQVDFMAGLVEPEQLRSRIRRWAAEETDRGRLPAKAIQVIDAALYRGELPRGEVESIVGTGERQARRVTSALTSLGVLTADSSRAPLQIAFPAKLAGSWMPGLFPDAGSRR, encoded by the coding sequence ATGGCCAAAGAACCGGACATCCAGGCGGTCGCCGACCGGGGCGAGGGCATCGGGGCCATGCAGCCCATGAAGATAGGGGAGGGCGGTTCACGATACCGTGAAGCCGTCGATCTCGCGCTCGAACTGACCGCCAAATCTGCCGCGTTCCGCAGCAGCCTGCCACCCGCCATGCGGATGGGGCTCGCCGACCTCGTCCGGGCGATGAACTGCTACTACAGCAACCTGATCGAGGGGCATGACACTCATCCCGTCGACATCGAACGGGCGCTGAAGAACGATTTCAGCGCCGACCCGGCCAAGCGTGACCTCCAGTTGGAAGCGACCGCGCACATCGCAGTCCAGGGCTGGATTGATGGGGGAGGGCTGGGGGGCCGCGCGACGAGCGTGGAGGGCCTGCGTGAGGTCCATCGGCGCTTCTGCGAGCATCTGCCCGAGTCGATGCTCTGGATCGAACCGGTCGACGGCGGCGAGCGCGTTCCGGTCGAGCCCGGTGCCTTGCGGACCCGCGATGTCCGGGTCGGGCAGCACATTGCGATTAGTCCCGGGGCCGTGCCGCGCTTCCTCGAGCACTTCGCCTGGGCGTATCAGAAGCGCCGCGCAACCGACGCCATCGTATCGCTGGCGGCCGCGCACCACCGGTTCGCTTGGATCCATCCGTTTCTCGACGGCAACGGTCGGGTCGCCCGCCTCATGTCGCATGCCATGCTGCTCGATGCGCTCGACACGGGCGGCGTGTGGTCGATCGCGCGCGGCCTCGGCCGCAACGTGCAGGCCTACAAGCGACACCTTGCGGCCTGCGACCTGGCCCGCCGCAACGACCTCGATGGCAGGGGCACGCTGAGCGAGGAGGAGCTGGCGAGCTTCACAACCTTCTTCCTCAAAACCTGCATCGACCAGGTCGACTTCATGGCCGGCTTGGTCGAGCCCGAGCAGCTGCGCAGTCGCATCCGGCGCTGGGCGGCCGAAGAGACGGATCGGGGAAGGCTGCCGGCCAAGGCCATCCAGGTGATCGACGCAGCGTTGTACCGAGGCGAGCTCCCGCGTGGCGAGGTGGAGAGCATCGTCGGCACCGGCGAACGCCAGGCGCGCCGGGTCACCTCGGCGCTGACGAGCCTCGGCGTGCTGACGGCCGACAGCTCCCGGGCACCTCTCCAGATCGCCTTTCCAGCCAAGCTGGCGGGGAGCTGGATGCCGGGGTTGTTTCCGGACGCGGGAAGCCGGCGTTAG
- the mobF gene encoding MobF family relaxase: MTVRPNSIAGGGDAASYYAADNYYTGEQAGPSEWGGGGAEELGLSGTVDAGTFSEVLDGKLPNGAVIARGGNGERAPGFELTFSAPKSVSLVALIGRDERVMPAFAEAIRSTMAWAEERFGEVRSGKAGAVIEPGRLVYAIFHHDLSRKLDPQAHAHVVVANAAQRGDGRWVALHNPALWKHSSTIGAVFHADFRARLEQLGYRTEITGKHGQFEISGIPRAAIDAFSARREQILSRAAELGASGPKAMETIAVSTRDAKQAGDATVARAMWAEKAEVHGAAISAVVDAARGVERPRSVLSTVRAWGAALLERITHAFGPRPEPLLHGTDAVRRSGELASGYAVAAGVRHLGEREASFTYTDLLKSSLDLAEKGATVRGIEARIERLREAGVLISGPRGSLHADRLTTRDMLVTEKALVAAAHGGVGQGTPILDAASVDTALDRAADRREVTLSAEQRVAAHAMLSGTNRIQVVQGDAGTGKSFLFELVREIGAEVGARMLVLVPQNKLLDDLTGRGLEVRSLASVLKEHGSRAGPAKPNEQLSALMKGKVVVLEEASMVSSRQLAGLFEVARNGDVAKLVLVGDVKQIPAVEAGRPFALLQEAGAPTVRLTENRRQKTDVLRDAASLAREGRVVAAFERLADKVQESAHPAGAAVVEYLKLLPKERDRTALLTSGHVLREAVLETVRAELLAQGKLGEDAVSLRSWDTLNLTREELRQIRHWAEGMRLDIYRHQSGLVPGSYEVGLIDRASGMLELARDGHTGLFDPKSLRSGGEGAALSVPGEIEVREGDRLVFTASDLKRGMSNGAAVTLTAIDGDTLHLCGRDRNHVIGPDDPMRERLGHGAVINMHRAQGMTVDRAITVMDSRDRLLNSESLYYVLQTRAREDVSLHTDDKKALASAIEAHRGDVPHASDVAPELSLSGRERFDPATGELPRLDDPGASDRRQLDAMSAALRSIGSEPTKPAPEAIRQAPVPVKELIKEPEIEIDHDYDFDM, from the coding sequence GTGACCGTTCGCCCAAACTCGATCGCCGGCGGCGGGGATGCGGCGAGCTATTACGCGGCCGACAACTACTACACCGGCGAGCAGGCGGGACCGTCCGAATGGGGCGGGGGAGGGGCCGAGGAACTCGGTCTGTCCGGCACCGTGGATGCCGGAACATTCTCCGAGGTGCTGGACGGCAAACTGCCCAACGGGGCCGTCATTGCAAGAGGCGGCAACGGCGAGCGAGCGCCGGGTTTCGAGCTGACGTTCAGCGCGCCGAAGTCAGTGTCGCTGGTCGCCTTGATCGGACGCGATGAGCGGGTCATGCCGGCATTTGCCGAAGCTATTCGGAGCACCATGGCGTGGGCCGAGGAGCGGTTCGGGGAGGTGCGGTCAGGCAAGGCCGGCGCGGTGATCGAGCCCGGTCGCCTGGTGTACGCGATCTTTCACCATGACCTGAGCCGAAAGCTCGATCCGCAGGCACATGCCCATGTCGTCGTGGCGAACGCCGCGCAACGCGGCGACGGCCGCTGGGTCGCCCTGCACAATCCGGCCCTGTGGAAGCACTCTAGCACCATCGGTGCCGTCTTCCACGCCGACTTCCGTGCCCGGTTGGAGCAGCTCGGCTACCGGACCGAGATAACCGGCAAGCACGGCCAATTCGAGATCAGCGGCATACCGCGTGCCGCAATCGATGCGTTTAGCGCCCGGCGCGAACAGATCCTCAGCCGGGCGGCTGAGCTCGGCGCCTCCGGCCCCAAGGCGATGGAGACGATCGCGGTCAGTACCCGCGATGCCAAACAGGCGGGCGATGCCACGGTTGCCCGCGCCATGTGGGCCGAGAAGGCCGAGGTACATGGTGCCGCCATCTCCGCCGTCGTGGACGCCGCGCGAGGAGTCGAGCGGCCGCGGTCGGTATTGAGCACTGTGCGTGCCTGGGGTGCCGCTTTGCTCGAGCGCATCACCCATGCCTTCGGACCACGACCCGAGCCGCTGCTCCACGGCACGGATGCGGTGCGCCGGAGCGGCGAACTGGCGAGCGGCTACGCGGTCGCGGCCGGCGTTCGGCACCTCGGCGAGCGAGAAGCGAGCTTCACCTACACGGACCTGCTGAAGAGCAGCCTCGATCTGGCCGAGAAGGGCGCGACGGTGCGCGGTATCGAGGCGCGCATCGAGCGGCTGCGCGAGGCGGGTGTCCTCATCTCGGGGCCGCGTGGCAGCCTGCACGCAGACCGGCTCACGACCCGCGACATGCTGGTGACGGAAAAGGCGCTGGTTGCGGCCGCGCATGGCGGGGTGGGGCAGGGGACACCCATCCTCGATGCGGCCTCGGTCGACACCGCACTCGACCGCGCGGCCGATCGGCGCGAGGTCACACTTTCCGCTGAACAGCGCGTTGCGGCGCACGCCATGCTGTCCGGCACCAACCGCATCCAGGTCGTCCAAGGCGATGCCGGCACCGGCAAGTCGTTCCTCTTCGAACTCGTACGGGAGATTGGCGCGGAAGTAGGGGCGCGGATGCTGGTACTGGTCCCGCAGAACAAGTTGTTGGATGACCTGACCGGACGGGGGCTGGAGGTGCGCTCGCTCGCATCCGTGCTGAAGGAGCATGGTAGCCGCGCCGGCCCGGCCAAGCCGAACGAGCAACTTTCGGCGCTGATGAAGGGCAAGGTTGTGGTGCTGGAGGAGGCCTCCATGGTGTCCTCGCGTCAGCTTGCCGGGCTGTTCGAGGTCGCCCGGAACGGCGACGTCGCCAAGTTGGTCTTGGTAGGCGATGTGAAGCAAATCCCGGCGGTTGAGGCGGGGCGACCCTTCGCGCTGCTGCAGGAGGCGGGAGCTCCGACGGTGCGGCTCACCGAGAACCGGCGCCAAAAGACCGATGTGCTCCGTGATGCCGCTTCCCTTGCGCGCGAGGGCAGGGTCGTTGCCGCCTTCGAACGGCTCGCGGACAAGGTGCAGGAGAGCGCTCATCCGGCGGGAGCGGCCGTCGTCGAGTATCTGAAGCTTTTGCCCAAGGAGCGCGACCGCACCGCCTTGCTCACCTCAGGCCACGTCCTGCGCGAAGCCGTGCTGGAAACGGTCAGGGCCGAGCTGCTTGCTCAGGGCAAGCTTGGCGAGGATGCCGTGAGCCTGCGCAGCTGGGATACGCTGAACCTTACCCGTGAGGAGCTGCGCCAGATCCGGCACTGGGCTGAGGGTATGCGGCTCGACATCTACCGCCACCAGTCAGGGCTTGTGCCGGGATCCTACGAGGTTGGCTTGATCGATCGGGCGAGCGGTATGCTCGAGCTCGCCCGTGACGGTCACACCGGGCTCTTCGATCCCAAGAGCCTCCGATCGGGAGGGGAGGGGGCCGCGCTCTCCGTTCCCGGCGAGATCGAGGTGCGCGAGGGTGATCGCCTGGTCTTTACGGCCAGCGACCTGAAGCGTGGGATGTCGAACGGTGCCGCAGTGACCCTTACTGCGATCGATGGCGACACGCTCCACCTGTGCGGCCGTGACCGGAATCATGTGATCGGGCCCGACGACCCGATGCGCGAGCGGCTTGGCCATGGCGCCGTGATCAACATGCACCGTGCGCAAGGGATGACGGTCGATCGCGCGATCACGGTGATGGACAGCCGCGACAGGCTGCTCAACAGCGAGAGCCTCTACTACGTGCTCCAGACCCGCGCGCGCGAGGACGTGTCGCTGCACACCGACGACAAGAAAGCACTCGCTAGCGCGATCGAAGCGCATCGTGGTGACGTTCCGCACGCAAGCGACGTGGCACCCGAGCTCTCACTTTCCGGCAGGGAGCGGTTCGATCCAGCCACGGGCGAGCTGCCCCGACTGGACGATCCAGGCGCAAGCGATCGTCGCCAGCTGGACGCAATGAGCGCCGCCCTCCGATCCATTGGCAGCGAGCCTACCAAACCAGCCCCGGAGGCTATCCGGCAAGCGCCGGTTCCCGTGAAAGAGCTGATAAAGGAGCCCGAGATCGAAATCGACCACGATTACGACTTCGACATGTGA
- a CDS encoding protealysin inhibitor emfourin codes for MTGSKPETGGDLVGVTIFGGIAHFPSRAGERVRHLADLDPTLVAVLLTAAEASDLFTCPDPNGAASFRPDARTYSIRLVHGGHSRLLTVPEPFEAPELAQLVRTVRRCL; via the coding sequence GTGACCGGCTCTAAGCCGGAAACAGGCGGGGATCTGGTCGGCGTGACGATCTTCGGCGGGATCGCGCACTTTCCCAGCCGGGCTGGCGAACGGGTTCGCCATCTCGCCGATCTCGATCCGACACTGGTCGCCGTGCTGCTCACCGCGGCCGAGGCGAGTGATTTGTTCACCTGCCCGGATCCGAATGGGGCTGCATCATTCCGCCCTGACGCTCGCACGTACAGCATCCGCCTCGTCCATGGCGGTCACTCGCGGCTGCTGACGGTGCCTGAGCCGTTCGAGGCACCGGAGCTGGCGCAACTGGTCCGGACCGTGCGCCGCTGCCTGTAG
- a CDS encoding helix-turn-helix domain-containing protein, whose amino-acid sequence MPEMRSPASSDLHGRIVHLLTKARRDAKLRQVDLAGRLSWQQAYVSRYETGERLLGVDEYVAVALAIGVDPVMLLKQALEIAVGKRVDERPTE is encoded by the coding sequence ATGCCTGAAATGCGTTCTCCTGCCTCGTCTGACCTGCATGGTCGCATCGTGCACCTGCTCACAAAGGCACGCCGGGATGCGAAGCTGCGGCAGGTCGATCTCGCTGGGCGGCTTAGTTGGCAACAGGCTTACGTGTCGCGGTATGAAACCGGCGAGCGCCTGCTTGGCGTTGACGAGTATGTTGCCGTGGCACTGGCTATCGGAGTCGATCCGGTCATGTTGCTGAAGCAAGCTCTCGAGATTGCAGTTGGTAAGAGGGTTGATGAAAGACCAACTGAATAG
- a CDS encoding replication initiator protein A, translating to MTRARREAVSEQFELFLPYLADLPLRDQREMMERPFFSLAKSKRVKPIDYRSPDGKLWVHVSANPDYGMATIWDADILIYCASMLADMARRGVNDVPRKLHLMPYDLLRAIGRQPTGRAYELLGQALDRLVSTTVKTNIRADNRREATFSWLDGWTQLVDEKTERSRGMTIELSNWFWEGVMMTGGVLSIDRAYFDITGGRERWLYKVARKHAGGAGETGFAISMPTLFEKSGAEGQYRRFKFEIAKIAERDELPGYALLIEQPEGKREPALRMRRRSEGETKALLSAKTTKAGKASSPAPQADAVAEPAAEPGVDAAALIRRSVKSLSTRSTFGEITDATLATLRAECPGWDYQTLHADFRTWIEADAGRTPVSYQNAFIGYVRRFDAKNRHTLR from the coding sequence GTGACGCGCGCGCGCCGCGAGGCGGTTTCCGAACAGTTCGAGCTGTTCCTACCCTATCTCGCCGACCTGCCCTTGCGTGACCAGCGCGAGATGATGGAGCGGCCATTCTTCAGCCTAGCCAAGTCGAAGCGGGTGAAGCCGATTGACTACCGATCGCCGGACGGCAAGCTGTGGGTCCACGTCTCGGCCAATCCTGATTACGGCATGGCGACGATCTGGGACGCGGACATCCTGATCTACTGCGCCTCGATGCTCGCCGACATGGCGCGCCGCGGCGTCAACGACGTGCCGCGCAAGCTCCACCTGATGCCCTACGACCTGCTGCGCGCGATCGGGCGGCAGCCGACCGGGCGCGCCTACGAGCTGCTCGGCCAGGCACTCGACCGGCTGGTGTCGACCACGGTCAAGACCAACATTCGCGCTGATAACCGCCGTGAGGCGACGTTCAGCTGGCTCGATGGCTGGACGCAGCTGGTCGACGAGAAGACCGAGCGCTCGCGCGGTATGACCATCGAGCTATCGAACTGGTTCTGGGAGGGCGTGATGATGACCGGCGGCGTGCTGTCGATCGACCGCGCCTATTTCGACATCACCGGCGGGCGCGAGCGCTGGCTGTACAAGGTCGCGCGCAAACACGCGGGCGGCGCCGGCGAGACTGGCTTTGCCATTTCCATGCCGACGCTGTTCGAGAAGTCGGGCGCCGAGGGGCAGTACCGCCGCTTCAAGTTCGAGATCGCCAAGATCGCCGAGCGCGACGAGCTGCCCGGCTATGCGCTGTTGATTGAGCAGCCCGAGGGCAAGCGCGAGCCCGCGCTGCGCATGCGTCGGAGAAGCGAGGGCGAAACGAAGGCACTGCTGTCAGCCAAAACGACGAAAGCAGGCAAGGCATCCTCCCCCGCACCGCAGGCCGATGCCGTTGCGGAGCCTGCGGCCGAACCCGGCGTCGATGCCGCAGCGCTGATCCGCCGCAGCGTGAAAAGCCTTTCCACCCGCTCGACCTTCGGCGAGATCACCGACGCCACGCTGGCAACGCTGCGCGCCGAATGCCCGGGCTGGGACTATCAAACACTCCACGCAGACTTCCGCACCTGGATCGAAGCGGACGCAGGCCGAACCCCGGTGAGCTACCAGAACGCCTTCATCGGCTATGTCCGGCGCTTTGATGCAAAGAACCGACATACGCTGCGGTAA
- a CDS encoding ParB/RepB/Spo0J family partition protein: protein MARKQSDYLAALLADDTAERGEAPSPAAAREAQPERPRATTLLGRESALARVASGEVRQVTQLLLDPARVRIWPGNARTYAHLSEENCRELIDSIVAEGGQKVPAVVRRVDGDADYEFEVIAGTRRHWSISWLRSHSYPDMQFVAQVASLDDEAAFRLADLENRARADVSDLERARNYLDALKAHYGNHQTRMAERLKLSKGWLSKMLKVATIPEVVISAFASPGDVQLKPAYSLAQALDDKNTGKAITAMARQVAKEQAARREAGDLPYPAADVLRRLLDAPKLMAGEEKPEPYRYATKYGRTALTVQSANRQGVTIRLHAGSGADTDELVTALRDALAHLEATGKGLQR from the coding sequence ATGGCGCGTAAGCAATCGGACTATCTGGCGGCGCTGCTCGCGGACGACACGGCCGAGCGAGGCGAGGCCCCCTCCCCTGCAGCAGCGCGCGAGGCTCAACCGGAGCGCCCACGGGCCACTACGCTGCTTGGTCGCGAGTCTGCGCTTGCGCGCGTCGCGAGCGGCGAGGTGCGGCAGGTCACGCAACTCCTTCTCGATCCCGCCCGCGTGCGCATCTGGCCCGGCAACGCTCGCACGTACGCGCACCTCTCAGAGGAGAATTGCCGCGAGCTGATCGACTCGATCGTCGCCGAGGGAGGGCAGAAGGTGCCCGCGGTGGTACGGCGCGTCGACGGCGATGCCGATTATGAGTTCGAAGTGATCGCCGGCACGCGGCGGCACTGGTCGATCAGCTGGCTGCGCTCGCACAGTTATCCTGACATGCAGTTCGTGGCACAGGTCGCCAGCCTCGACGACGAGGCCGCGTTCCGGCTCGCGGATCTCGAGAACCGCGCGCGCGCCGACGTGTCCGACCTGGAGCGGGCGCGCAATTACCTCGACGCGCTGAAGGCACACTACGGCAACCACCAGACGCGGATGGCCGAGCGGCTGAAGCTCTCAAAGGGCTGGCTGTCCAAGATGCTCAAGGTCGCAACGATCCCCGAGGTGGTGATCTCAGCTTTCGCGTCCCCGGGCGACGTGCAGCTGAAGCCGGCCTATTCGCTCGCCCAGGCGCTCGACGACAAGAATACGGGCAAGGCGATCACCGCCATGGCGCGGCAGGTCGCCAAGGAACAGGCGGCGCGGCGCGAAGCGGGTGACCTTCCCTACCCTGCCGCGGACGTGCTGCGGCGGCTGCTCGACGCGCCGAAGCTCATGGCGGGCGAGGAGAAGCCAGAGCCGTACCGCTACGCCACCAAGTACGGTCGCACGGCCCTGACGGTGCAATCGGCCAACCGGCAGGGCGTGACGATCCGCTTGCACGCGGGATCGGGCGCCGACACGGACGAGCTTGTGACCGCCTTGCGCGACGCGCTCGCCCACCTCGAGGCAACCGGGAAGGGACTCCAGCGCTGA
- a CDS encoding AAA family ATPase, protein MIERLRRKAFLPESRKGLNVRFGIAEAAQLLGCSTNRIRMAEDDGRLPPAPASESGRRLGYTVEEMLRMREVLGASPVRAPLDVPAIIAVQNFKGGVGKSTVTTHLAHYFAVQGYRVLVVDCDSQATTTTLFGFNPHFNIKRDETLYPYLSIDPTQADLLYAVKRTPWPNVDLIPSNLELFDVEYELAAAGSDGGSVLAARFRKLKRGLSDLARDYDIVLLDPPPALGTISLAVMQAANALLVPLAATTPDFCSTVQFLSMMDQVLHQLTGAGIEVDYQFVRLICSKFDGNDPSHAMVRAIMEQSFGPALLPVPILESAEISHAAMRMMTVYELEKPIGTPKTHKRSRANLDEALRQVEQLVRQGWGRVEPASEEAVIHAAA, encoded by the coding sequence ATGATCGAGCGCCTCCGACGCAAGGCGTTTCTGCCCGAGAGCCGCAAGGGCCTCAATGTGCGCTTCGGCATCGCCGAGGCGGCGCAGTTGCTCGGCTGCTCCACCAACCGCATCCGCATGGCGGAGGATGACGGGCGGCTCCCCCCTGCCCCGGCTTCCGAAAGCGGACGCCGGCTGGGCTACACGGTCGAGGAAATGCTGCGGATGCGCGAGGTGCTGGGCGCCTCCCCTGTCCGCGCGCCGCTCGACGTGCCGGCGATCATCGCGGTGCAGAACTTCAAGGGCGGCGTCGGCAAGTCGACCGTTACCACGCACCTCGCGCACTATTTCGCGGTGCAGGGCTATCGCGTGCTGGTGGTCGATTGCGACAGCCAGGCGACGACGACGACGCTGTTCGGCTTCAACCCGCACTTCAACATCAAGCGCGACGAGACGCTCTACCCCTATCTCTCGATCGACCCGACCCAGGCGGACCTGCTCTACGCGGTGAAGCGGACGCCATGGCCGAACGTGGACCTGATCCCGTCCAACCTCGAGCTGTTCGACGTGGAGTATGAGCTCGCCGCGGCGGGCAGCGACGGCGGATCGGTACTGGCGGCACGCTTCCGTAAGCTGAAGCGCGGTTTGTCGGATCTCGCGCGCGACTATGACATCGTTCTGCTCGACCCGCCCCCTGCCCTCGGCACGATCAGCCTGGCAGTGATGCAGGCGGCAAACGCTCTGCTGGTGCCGCTGGCGGCGACGACGCCGGATTTCTGCTCGACCGTGCAGTTCCTGTCGATGATGGATCAGGTGCTGCACCAGCTGACCGGGGCCGGCATCGAGGTCGATTACCAATTTGTCCGGCTGATCTGCTCCAAGTTCGACGGCAACGATCCCAGCCACGCCATGGTGCGCGCGATCATGGAGCAGAGCTTCGGCCCTGCCCTCCTTCCCGTTCCGATCCTAGAGTCGGCCGAGATCAGCCACGCGGCGATGCGAATGATGACCGTGTATGAGCTGGAAAAGCCGATCGGCACGCCCAAGACGCACAAGCGCAGCCGCGCCAATCTGGACGAGGCGCTTAGGCAGGTGGAGCAGCTGGTCCGCCAGGGCTGGGGGCGGGTCGAACCGGCTAGCGAGGAGGCGGTTATTCATGCCGCGGCCTAA